In Devosia sp. XK-2, one DNA window encodes the following:
- the ubiB gene encoding 2-polyprenylphenol 6-hydroxylase, with translation MSIGSTLRLFRAGWVLAREGAFSVLPVQALPPMMKAGIGLARLVERRAVRKTGSIERLNAALHKLGPSYVKFGQTLATRPDIVGIQAAADLSGLQDRMPPFDPKLVPGILDKALGAKAAQLTEISEPVAAASIAQVHKARLRAPGELPRVVAVKILRPGVSERFRADTDSLYAGARLAETFSPSSRRLRPTEVVRTLDHSMRLELDLRLEAAAISEMAENIKNDSGFIVPEVHWDQVAQNVLTTSWMTGIPIRDHAAIDGAGIDRKALAAKLLQSFLRHAIRDGYFHADMHPGNLFADPRTGDVIAVDFGIMGRIGKSERRFLADILYGFITRNYRLVAQRHFDIGYVPKTQSVDDFTLAIRSIGEPLHGRTAADISMAKVLGQLFTITDLFDMQTRPELVLLQKSMVLAEGVARNLDPDLDIWTVAEPVVAEWLRREEGPIGRIEDLMGHLGRIGEAAGRVPELITQAELALAEHRAMVNRPRDGLMRGMVLSVLVAALVLIGALIWRVLVSI, from the coding sequence ATGTCCATCGGCTCCACTTTGCGACTGTTCCGCGCTGGCTGGGTGCTGGCACGCGAGGGCGCTTTTTCCGTTCTCCCGGTTCAGGCACTGCCGCCCATGATGAAGGCCGGCATAGGCCTGGCCCGACTGGTCGAGCGGCGAGCCGTGCGCAAGACGGGCAGTATCGAGCGGCTCAATGCGGCCCTGCACAAGCTTGGCCCCTCTTATGTCAAATTCGGCCAGACCCTGGCGACGCGCCCCGACATTGTGGGCATTCAGGCCGCCGCCGATCTCTCCGGCCTGCAGGACCGGATGCCGCCCTTTGATCCGAAACTGGTTCCGGGCATCCTGGACAAGGCGCTCGGCGCCAAGGCAGCGCAACTGACCGAGATCAGCGAACCGGTCGCGGCCGCCTCGATTGCGCAGGTGCACAAGGCGCGATTGCGCGCGCCGGGTGAGTTGCCACGGGTGGTGGCGGTGAAAATATTGCGCCCGGGCGTATCCGAGCGCTTCCGGGCCGACACGGACAGCCTTTATGCCGGCGCGCGGCTGGCGGAGACCTTTTCTCCTTCGAGCCGCCGCCTCAGGCCCACCGAGGTGGTGCGTACGCTCGACCATTCCATGCGGCTCGAACTGGATTTGCGGCTGGAAGCGGCGGCCATTTCCGAGATGGCGGAGAATATCAAGAACGATAGCGGATTTATCGTGCCAGAGGTGCATTGGGACCAGGTCGCGCAGAATGTGCTGACCACAAGCTGGATGACCGGCATTCCCATCCGCGACCATGCCGCCATCGATGGCGCCGGGATCGATCGGAAGGCGCTGGCCGCCAAGCTGTTGCAGTCCTTTTTGCGCCACGCCATTCGCGATGGCTATTTCCATGCCGATATGCATCCGGGCAATCTCTTCGCCGATCCCCGCACCGGGGATGTGATCGCTGTCGATTTCGGCATTATGGGCCGCATCGGCAAATCCGAGCGCCGGTTTCTGGCCGACATTCTCTATGGCTTTATCACCCGCAATTACCGGCTGGTGGCGCAGCGCCATTTCGATATCGGCTATGTGCCGAAAACCCAGTCGGTCGACGATTTCACCCTGGCGATCCGCTCCATTGGCGAGCCGCTGCATGGACGAACCGCTGCCGATATTTCCATGGCGAAGGTGCTGGGACAGCTTTTCACCATTACCGACCTCTTCGACATGCAGACCCGGCCCGAACTGGTGCTGCTGCAGAAATCCATGGTGCTGGCCGAGGGCGTGGCGCGCAATCTCGATCCCGATCTCGATATCTGGACCGTGGCCGAGCCGGTGGTGGCCGAATGGCTCAGGCGCGAGGAAGGCCCCATCGGACGGATCGAGGACCTTATGGGCCATCTGGGCCGCATCGGGGAGGCCGCCGGTCGCGTGCCGGAGCTGATCACCCAGGCCGAACTGGCCCTGGCCGAGCACCGCGCCATGGTCAACCGCCCGAGGGACGGCTTGATGCGCGGCATGGTGCTGAGCGTGCTGGTGGCCGCGCTGGTGCTGATCGGTGCCCTTATCTGGCGTGTTTTGGTGTCGATATAG
- the ubiE gene encoding bifunctional demethylmenaquinone methyltransferase/2-methoxy-6-polyprenyl-1,4-benzoquinol methylase UbiE has product MTETRETTHFGEQTVALEDKQGLVDKVFHDVADRYDLMNDLMSMGVHRLWKDAMVAELAPPKAGSRPYKVLDMAGGTGDIGERIVNASLGYAEVVVSDINADMLRVGAERARSWRYPGQVQFLEANAEELPFDDNSFDAYTIAFGIRNVPRVQKALDEAHRVLKRGGRLLVLEFSQVDVPGFDAAYKAYSDRMIPPMGKIVTGDAQPYQYFIESIRKFPAPSEFSATLGKAGFKRVKHQSFTGNIATLFSGWKI; this is encoded by the coding sequence ATGACCGAGACCCGCGAGACCACCCATTTCGGCGAGCAGACCGTCGCCCTGGAGGACAAGCAGGGACTGGTGGACAAGGTGTTCCACGATGTCGCGGACCGCTATGACCTGATGAACGACCTGATGAGCATGGGCGTGCACCGGCTCTGGAAGGACGCCATGGTGGCCGAACTGGCGCCGCCCAAGGCGGGATCGCGCCCCTATAAGGTACTCGACATGGCCGGGGGCACCGGGGATATCGGCGAGCGCATCGTCAATGCCTCGCTCGGCTATGCCGAGGTTGTGGTGTCGGATATCAATGCGGACATGTTGCGCGTGGGGGCGGAACGCGCCAGGAGCTGGCGCTATCCGGGCCAAGTGCAGTTTCTCGAAGCCAATGCGGAAGAGCTGCCCTTCGACGACAACAGTTTTGATGCCTATACGATCGCCTTTGGCATTCGCAACGTGCCGCGCGTGCAAAAGGCGCTCGACGAGGCCCATCGTGTGCTCAAACGTGGTGGGCGCCTTCTGGTGCTCGAATTTTCCCAGGTCGATGTGCCGGGTTTCGATGCCGCCTATAAGGCCTATTCGGACCGGATGATCCCACCCATGGGCAAGATCGTGACGGGCGACGCGCAGCCTTATCAATATTTCATTGAATCGATCCGCAAATTCCCCGCGCCATCCGAATTCTCGGCCACGCTGGGCAAGGCGGGGTTCAAGCGGGTCAAGCATCAGAGCTTTACGGGCAATATCGCCACCCTATTTTCGGGCTGGAAGATTTGA
- the mutM gene encoding bifunctional DNA-formamidopyrimidine glycosylase/DNA-(apurinic or apyrimidinic site) lyase, with the protein MPELPEVETVRRGLAPWLEGATIRSVTLNRKDLRFPFPKGLQSALEGQRVDHVGRRAKYLLMNLGNGKTLLSHLGMTGSWRFAEHPIDKPPRYYEPGTEPKHDHMVWMLDHPTHGHSHLIYADPRRFGFVDLYDDPADSPYLQGLGPEPLGNEFGAEQLAAAFAGKKAPIKAALLDQRVVAGLGNIYVAEALHRAHILPMVEARSLVTRTGKPKRALQDLALAVREVLIAAIEVGGSTIRDFRSVEGAGYFQHNFAVYDREGDPCPTPLCRGVVKRIVQSGRSTFYCPVCQKAP; encoded by the coding sequence ATGCCCGAATTACCCGAGGTCGAAACCGTCCGCCGGGGCCTGGCGCCCTGGCTCGAAGGGGCGACCATCCGGAGCGTCACGCTGAACCGCAAGGACCTGCGCTTTCCCTTCCCCAAGGGGCTGCAATCGGCGCTGGAGGGGCAAAGGGTGGACCATGTGGGGCGCCGCGCAAAATATCTGCTGATGAACCTCGGCAATGGCAAGACCCTGCTCAGCCATCTTGGCATGACCGGGTCCTGGCGTTTTGCCGAACATCCCATCGACAAGCCGCCGCGCTATTATGAGCCGGGCACAGAGCCCAAACATGACCATATGGTCTGGATGCTCGACCATCCCACCCATGGTCATAGTCATCTTATCTATGCCGATCCGCGCCGTTTCGGCTTTGTCGATCTTTATGATGATCCCGCCGACAGCCCCTATCTTCAGGGCCTGGGGCCGGAACCATTGGGCAATGAATTTGGTGCCGAGCAGCTGGCGGCGGCTTTTGCCGGCAAGAAGGCGCCGATCAAGGCGGCGCTGCTCGATCAGCGCGTGGTCGCGGGGCTGGGCAATATCTATGTGGCCGAGGCGCTGCATCGCGCCCATATCCTGCCCATGGTGGAAGCGCGCAGCCTGGTCACCAGGACCGGAAAGCCTAAACGGGCGCTCCAGGACCTGGCGCTGGCCGTGCGCGAAGTGCTCATCGCCGCCATCGAAGTGGGGGGCTCCACCATTCGTGATTTCCGCAGCGTCGAGGGCGCGGGCTATTTCCAGCACAACTTTGCCGTCTATGATCGGGAAGGCGATCCCTGTCCGACCCCGCTCTGTAGAGGCGTGGTCAAAAGGATCGTTCAGTCGGGCCGTTCCACCTTTTATTGTCCGGTCTGTCAGAAGGCGCCGTGA